The Pirellulales bacterium genome contains a region encoding:
- the tssC gene encoding type VI secretion system contractile sheath large subunit, translated as MSTQEEAQPKAAATTEAEVNLLDTILKQGFRARDDDAKTRAKDLLKEFVGQLLDPSMVVQKDTEKTILARIAEIDRLLSAQLNEIMHHEEFQRLEGSWRGLNYLVMNTETGTQLKIRMLNVSKKDLLKDLEKASEFDQSALFKAIYESEYGMFGGSPYGTLIGDYEFSNHPQDMSLLERVSNVAAAAHAPFISAASPELFGWESHTEMGGPRDLAKIFDTVEYAKWKSFRDSEDSRYVGLTLPHILMRLPYGQSTVPVEAFNFEEDVDGRDHKKYLWGNAAYAFGTRITESFAKYGWLAAIRGVEGGGLVQGLPTHTFSTDDGAVALKCPTEIAITDRREKELADLGFIPLSHCKGTDFAAFFGAQSAQKPKVYDRDSANANARLSTMLQYILCTSRFAHYLKAMARDKIGSFMEREDCERWLNRWISNYCLANPETAGQEMKAKHPLREARITVREVKGKPGCYEAVAHLRPHLQLEELGVSLRLVAELPQAKG; from the coding sequence ATGAGTACCCAAGAAGAAGCTCAACCCAAAGCGGCGGCGACCACGGAAGCCGAAGTGAATCTGCTCGATACCATCCTCAAACAAGGCTTCCGCGCTCGGGACGACGACGCCAAGACGCGGGCCAAAGACCTGCTCAAGGAGTTCGTCGGGCAACTGCTCGATCCGAGCATGGTAGTGCAGAAAGACACCGAAAAGACCATCTTGGCGCGGATCGCCGAGATCGACCGGCTGCTTTCCGCGCAATTGAATGAGATCATGCACCACGAAGAATTCCAGCGACTGGAAGGCTCGTGGCGGGGGCTGAATTACCTGGTGATGAACACCGAGACGGGTACGCAGCTCAAGATCCGCATGCTCAACGTCTCGAAGAAAGACCTGCTGAAAGACCTGGAAAAAGCCTCCGAATTCGACCAGAGCGCCCTGTTCAAGGCCATCTACGAATCGGAATACGGCATGTTCGGCGGTTCGCCCTACGGCACGCTGATCGGCGATTACGAGTTCAGCAACCATCCGCAAGACATGTCGCTGTTGGAACGGGTCAGCAACGTGGCCGCCGCGGCCCACGCGCCGTTCATCTCGGCCGCCAGTCCGGAGTTGTTCGGCTGGGAGAGCCATACGGAGATGGGCGGCCCGCGCGACCTGGCCAAAATCTTCGATACGGTCGAATATGCCAAGTGGAAATCGTTCCGCGACTCGGAAGATTCGCGCTACGTCGGCCTGACGTTGCCGCACATTCTGATGCGGCTCCCCTACGGCCAGAGCACCGTGCCCGTCGAGGCCTTCAATTTCGAGGAAGACGTCGACGGCCGCGACCACAAGAAGTATCTGTGGGGCAACGCGGCGTATGCCTTCGGCACGCGCATCACCGAGTCGTTTGCCAAGTACGGCTGGCTGGCGGCGATCCGCGGCGTGGAAGGCGGCGGGCTGGTGCAGGGTCTGCCCACGCACACCTTCTCGACCGATGACGGCGCGGTCGCCCTGAAATGCCCGACCGAGATCGCCATCACCGACCGCCGCGAGAAGGAGCTGGCCGACCTGGGCTTTATTCCCTTGTCGCACTGCAAGGGGACCGATTTCGCGGCGTTCTTCGGCGCTCAGTCGGCCCAGAAGCCGAAGGTGTATGACCGCGACTCCGCCAACGCCAACGCGCGGCTGTCGACGATGTTGCAGTATATTCTCTGCACGTCGCGGTTCGCCCATTATTTGAAGGCCATGGCCCGCGACAAGATCGGCTCGTTCATGGAACGAGAAGACTGCGAACGCTGGCTGAATCGCTGGATCAGCAATTACTGCCTGGCGAACCCCGAAACGGCCGGCCAGGAGATGAAGGCCAAGCACCCCTTGCGCGAGGCGCGAATCACGGTGCGCGAGGTCAAGGGGAAGCCGGGCTGCTACGAAGCGGTGGCCCATTTGCGGCCGCACCTGCAATTGGAGGAGCTGGGCGTGTCGTTGAGGCTGGTGGCCGAATTGCCCCAGGCCAAGGGTTGA
- a CDS encoding anthrax toxin-like adenylyl cyclase domain-containing protein, whose product MKHGLDASFADKENGMTKADMVAAAQVATQLDEVIIFRSTGPWSRRWIERGCPSKNFHVKGKSSDWGPQAGFVPYQGIYSKVGHDPGKAKKGTEANDDGLNHHFAGKRQLALTLEELQLQRDQQEEDPPRSAVLQMAPVPDSKDYFLFAVRSGDQKRFAFRAVWSGGAAYDVFVYPENAPSDPKRLVFEKATPLEVMTSSEKGADNKPMTGDYDLMAVCPKWGNLHSRSIKEISKPGLVIGTKVQPGQTFAAGSNLDQVLDMRLNTGRMTPDYLKQPRSEQHWRLQMGAVDEHADMGNLTPRILRCINALNATMPNGGGAFRRVHHNAESHRNHAFGAVSGAEMARGECFPLTVFQPDALLWASSPTSQYSNVATLENLPEFQQYVLLLKEAGYFVPRNCVWGMSLRDGFGR is encoded by the coding sequence ATGAAACATGGACTCGACGCATCATTCGCCGATAAAGAGAACGGCATGACCAAAGCCGACATGGTCGCGGCCGCGCAGGTTGCGACGCAGCTTGACGAGGTCATCATCTTTCGTTCCACCGGTCCGTGGTCTAGGCGGTGGATTGAAAGAGGGTGTCCCTCGAAAAACTTTCACGTCAAGGGAAAGAGCTCCGATTGGGGCCCGCAGGCCGGTTTTGTGCCCTACCAGGGCATCTACAGCAAAGTGGGCCACGACCCCGGCAAGGCCAAGAAGGGAACCGAGGCCAACGACGACGGCCTGAATCACCACTTCGCGGGCAAGCGGCAACTGGCCCTGACTCTCGAAGAGCTGCAGTTGCAGCGGGACCAACAGGAAGAGGATCCGCCACGGTCCGCGGTGCTGCAGATGGCACCCGTGCCCGACAGCAAGGACTACTTCTTGTTTGCCGTGCGGAGCGGCGACCAGAAGCGGTTTGCTTTCCGGGCGGTTTGGTCGGGAGGCGCAGCTTACGATGTTTTTGTCTATCCCGAAAACGCGCCCAGCGACCCGAAGAGGCTCGTCTTCGAGAAAGCTACGCCGCTGGAAGTAATGACCTCGTCGGAAAAGGGCGCGGACAACAAGCCCATGACGGGCGACTATGATCTCATGGCCGTCTGTCCCAAATGGGGCAATCTGCACAGCCGGTCGATCAAAGAGATTTCGAAGCCGGGCCTGGTCATCGGCACGAAAGTACAGCCCGGCCAGACGTTCGCCGCGGGCAGCAATCTGGATCAAGTGCTCGACATGCGCCTGAACACCGGACGGATGACTCCGGACTACCTGAAGCAGCCTAGGTCGGAACAGCACTGGCGCCTTCAAATGGGTGCCGTAGACGAGCATGCCGACATGGGCAACCTGACGCCCAGAATCTTGCGCTGTATCAATGCCCTGAACGCGACCATGCCCAATGGCGGTGGAGCGTTTCGCCGTGTACACCATAATGCGGAATCGCACCGCAATCATGCATTCGGCGCGGTCAGCGGGGCGGAAATGGCGCGCGGGGAGTGCTTTCCGCTGACGGTGTTTCAGCCGGACGCGCTTCTTTGGGCCTCGTCGCCCACCTCGCAATATTCGAACGTGGCGACGTTGGAGAACTTGCCCGAGTTTCAGCAATACGTGCTCCTTCTCAAAGAGGCGGGCTATTTTGTCCCCAGGAACTGCGTATGGGGCATGTCCCTTCGCGACGGCTTTGGCCGATGA
- a CDS encoding type VI secretion system tube protein Hcp: MAFDTFLKIESPDLKGESTAKDFADQMEIFSFSWGASNPVTVGSSTGGMSGGKVSVSSFNIMKKTDKASPELFMACCTGKHYGKATVSLRKAGGKQEVYLTYTFTEVMVESVQWSGSSGGDDVPTESVSLAFGKVEISYKAQKPDGTLDSSAVKGQWDLTKVTNE, encoded by the coding sequence ATGGCGTTCGACACTTTTCTCAAGATCGAGTCCCCCGACCTCAAGGGCGAATCGACGGCCAAGGACTTTGCCGACCAGATGGAGATTTTCAGCTTCTCATGGGGAGCGTCCAATCCGGTCACCGTTGGCTCCAGCACGGGCGGCATGTCGGGCGGGAAAGTCAGCGTAAGTTCGTTTAACATCATGAAGAAGACCGACAAAGCGTCGCCGGAGCTCTTCATGGCCTGCTGCACCGGCAAGCATTACGGCAAGGCCACCGTTTCGCTGCGGAAGGCGGGCGGAAAACAGGAAGTCTATCTCACCTACACCTTCACGGAGGTGATGGTCGAATCGGTCCAGTGGTCCGGTTCATCGGGTGGCGACGACGTGCCGACGGAGTCGGTCAGCCTGGCGTTCGGCAAGGTCGAAATCTCCTACAAGGCCCAAAAGCCCGATGGCACGCTCGATTCGTCGGCCGTCAAGGGCCAGTGGGACCTGACCAAGGTCACGAACGAGTAG
- a CDS encoding sigma-70 family RNA polymerase sigma factor has translation MDQPASSPQELIASCQGLVRSLAWKVHANVPRRIELDDLVSYGQVGLAEAARDFDPERGHNFTTYAYYRIRGAIFDGLAKMAWFSRAEYARLRHEASANSVLELDSGENETSDMKGDVRWLKRMGSTLAMSYLCSHASDDESDAAAALEDHSVQAPPAAAIQQETVRKLHELIDALPADAATLIRATYFEGLTLKEAGERIGISKAWASRLHARTLERLARALNRLQLAD, from the coding sequence ATGGACCAGCCGGCAAGCTCACCGCAGGAGTTGATTGCGTCGTGCCAGGGACTGGTCCGGTCGCTGGCCTGGAAAGTCCACGCCAACGTGCCGCGTCGCATCGAGCTGGACGATCTCGTTTCGTACGGGCAAGTCGGTCTGGCCGAGGCGGCGCGGGACTTCGATCCCGAGCGCGGACACAACTTTACGACTTACGCCTATTACCGGATTCGCGGCGCCATTTTCGACGGACTGGCCAAAATGGCCTGGTTCAGCCGGGCCGAATATGCGCGGTTACGCCACGAGGCGTCGGCTAATAGCGTGCTCGAACTCGATAGCGGCGAGAACGAAACGAGCGACATGAAGGGCGATGTCCGCTGGCTGAAGCGGATGGGAAGCACGTTGGCCATGTCTTACCTGTGCAGCCATGCGTCCGACGACGAATCCGACGCGGCGGCGGCGTTGGAAGACCACTCGGTGCAGGCCCCGCCGGCCGCGGCGATTCAGCAAGAGACCGTCCGCAAGCTGCACGAGCTGATCGACGCCTTGCCCGCCGACGCGGCGACGCTGATCCGCGCGACCTATTTCGAAGGATTGACGCTGAAAGAGGCCGGCGAGCGCATCGGCATCAGCAAGGCCTGGGCCAGTCGGCTGCACGCCCGAACGTTGGAACGGTTGGCCCGCGCCCTCAACCGGCTGCAATTGGCGGATTAG
- the tssA gene encoding type VI secretion system protein TssA, giving the protein MASDLIDFDRVLAPISEAEPCGADLRWDPLYDEIRAARQQGDRSAFEGETSSGPDWDLVVDRSVELLSGRSKDLMVAGWLTEALLHLHGFAGVRDGLKVVNGLIESFWEPLYPRPDESDWEPRIAPLVWLTEPDRGARLANLFREVPLAPNAGGDGEVYNYNYWEARSAKGGSGDDQNAAAKRAAEAARKAKQFDDAVAVATRDFYLALNDGLQGCRDEVARLDAALDQRLGREAPGTTAIRESLAACHDLVKRIMRGKGIGTEPVGGEEATDATAPAAENGDGRAFGGGPLASRQDAFRRLQEIAEFLRRTEPQSPVPYLIERAVSWGQMPFDRLLQEMIKDSSARGQVVELLGITAPEQ; this is encoded by the coding sequence ATGGCTTCAGACCTTATCGATTTTGACCGCGTGCTGGCGCCGATCTCCGAGGCCGAGCCGTGCGGCGCCGATTTGCGGTGGGATCCGCTCTACGACGAGATCCGTGCCGCCCGACAACAGGGCGACCGCAGCGCTTTCGAGGGCGAGACCTCCAGCGGGCCGGACTGGGACCTGGTGGTCGACCGGTCGGTCGAACTGCTGTCGGGTCGCAGCAAGGACCTGATGGTCGCCGGATGGCTGACGGAAGCCTTGCTCCATCTGCACGGGTTCGCCGGGGTCCGCGACGGTTTGAAAGTGGTCAATGGGCTGATCGAGAGCTTTTGGGAGCCTCTCTATCCGCGGCCGGACGAAAGCGACTGGGAGCCGCGGATTGCCCCCCTGGTTTGGCTGACCGAGCCCGATCGCGGCGCGAGGCTGGCCAATCTGTTTCGTGAAGTGCCTTTGGCGCCCAATGCCGGTGGCGACGGGGAGGTTTACAACTATAACTACTGGGAAGCCCGCTCTGCCAAAGGTGGCTCGGGCGACGACCAAAACGCGGCTGCCAAGCGCGCCGCCGAGGCCGCGCGAAAGGCCAAACAGTTCGACGACGCCGTGGCCGTCGCGACCCGAGATTTTTACCTGGCCCTGAACGACGGCCTGCAAGGCTGCCGGGACGAAGTAGCGCGGCTCGACGCGGCGCTCGACCAGCGACTGGGCCGCGAGGCGCCCGGAACAACGGCCATACGCGAATCGCTGGCCGCCTGCCACGATCTTGTCAAGCGGATCATGCGCGGCAAGGGGATCGGAACCGAGCCGGTCGGCGGCGAAGAGGCCACGGATGCCACGGCTCCGGCGGCCGAGAACGGCGACGGTCGCGCCTTCGGAGGCGGGCCGCTGGCCTCGCGCCAAGACGCCTTTCGCCGCTTGCAGGAGATCGCCGAGTTTCTGCGGCGGACCGAGCCGCAAAGTCCCGTCCCTTATTTGATCGAGCGGGCGGTGTCCTGGGGCCAAATGCCCTTCGACCGCTTGCTGCAGGAAATGATTAAAGATAGCTCGGCGCGGGGGCAAGTGGTCGAGTTGCTTGGAATTACCGCGCCGGAACAGTAA
- the tssB gene encoding type VI secretion system contractile sheath small subunit, protein MAKESTQHKLDRVRKPRVQITYDVEVDGAMQLKELPFVVGVMGDFSGKPDQPLPPMKERKFVEIDRDNFDRVLAGCKPRLAFRVDDKLSGKEGSQLNVELRFQNLEDFEPENVVKQVEPLRKLLETRDKLKNLLNKMEGNDKLVELLDDVVKNTEARGQLAKPLGVEGGAADEAKS, encoded by the coding sequence ATGGCCAAAGAAAGCACACAACACAAGCTCGACCGCGTGCGCAAGCCGCGCGTGCAGATCACCTACGACGTCGAGGTCGACGGCGCAATGCAGCTCAAGGAGCTGCCGTTTGTCGTGGGCGTGATGGGCGATTTTTCGGGGAAGCCCGACCAGCCCTTGCCCCCCATGAAGGAGCGCAAGTTCGTGGAAATCGACCGCGACAATTTCGACAGGGTGCTGGCCGGTTGCAAGCCGCGGCTGGCGTTCCGGGTCGACGACAAGCTGAGCGGCAAGGAAGGCTCGCAGCTCAACGTCGAATTGCGGTTCCAAAACCTGGAGGACTTCGAGCCGGAGAATGTGGTGAAGCAGGTCGAACCGCTTCGCAAGCTGCTGGAGACCCGCGACAAGCTGAAAAACCTGCTCAACAAGATGGAAGGAAACGACAAGCTGGTCGAATTGCTCGACGACGTCGTGAAGAACACGGAAGCTCGCGGCCAACTGGCCAAGCCGCTGGGTGTTGAAGGTGGGGCCGCCGACGAAGCCAAGTCTTGA
- a CDS encoding type VI secretion system accessory protein TagJ, translated as MEAKQLFEQGDLAGAIQAVTAEVKARPTDATRRTFLFELLSFAGDLDRAERQLEAIGHLDAASEWPVQVYKNILHAERLRRRLFSDGLRPEFLLDPPPYAQLHLDAVNRLREGRPGEAQEVLGRAEAMRPAVQGDLNGQACDEIRDCDDLLAPFLEVIVLRDYVWLPWEQLKELEVAQPERPRDLLWLPARIVLVDGSQRRGYLPTLYCGSHEHTDDRVKLGRITDWKQTDDGPTVGVGLHTLLAGDDAVGLLDVRHVHSRPH; from the coding sequence GTGGAAGCCAAACAACTTTTCGAGCAGGGTGATCTGGCCGGCGCCATTCAGGCGGTCACCGCCGAGGTGAAGGCGCGGCCGACCGATGCCACCCGGCGAACGTTCTTGTTCGAGCTGCTCTCGTTCGCGGGCGATCTCGACCGGGCCGAGCGGCAACTTGAGGCGATCGGCCATCTGGATGCCGCCAGCGAATGGCCCGTGCAGGTCTACAAGAACATTTTGCACGCCGAGCGGTTACGGCGGCGGCTGTTCAGCGACGGGCTGCGGCCTGAATTCCTTTTGGACCCGCCGCCCTACGCGCAGTTGCACCTCGACGCGGTCAACCGACTGCGAGAGGGCCGGCCCGGCGAGGCGCAAGAGGTGCTCGGCCGCGCCGAAGCCATGCGGCCGGCGGTCCAGGGCGACCTGAACGGCCAGGCCTGCGATGAGATCCGCGACTGCGACGACCTGCTGGCGCCCTTTCTGGAGGTGATCGTCCTGCGTGATTACGTTTGGCTGCCCTGGGAGCAGCTCAAGGAGTTGGAGGTCGCCCAGCCCGAGCGGCCGCGCGACCTGCTTTGGCTGCCGGCGCGGATTGTTTTGGTCGACGGCTCGCAGCGCCGTGGCTACCTGCCCACGCTCTACTGCGGCTCGCACGAGCACACCGACGACCGCGTGAAGCTGGGCCGCATAACCGATTGGAAGCAAACCGACGACGGACCGACCGTCGGAGTGGGGCTGCACACGCTGCTGGCGGGCGACGACGCCGTCGGACTGCTCGACGTGCGGCACGTGCATAGCCGGCCGCACTGA
- a CDS encoding methyltransferase regulatory domain-containing protein: MANDVSATVTAALKMSIAGRPIEKQLEVPAGPTTPRHLLPILQWFTNEVVEAARGQVAQQGKTISCRAGCGACCRQLVPVSRSEAHHLADLVEGLAEPRRGEIRHRFQAAEERLAAAGLLERLAGAMSAPGDSARSIGMEYFRLGIACPFLEDESCSIHPYRPLACREYLVTSPAENCRQPTAETIDKVPLPALVSNALLALERGDAKGPLSWVPLALAPRWAESHPEAAPGRTGPELMSDLFQQLSGRELPTTEPQPAAAPEDGLPRPSGDTKRDGLGRPSATNAAQTAEAYDEVPYESRAFVFTHPDALATIATLHGMTPPAVERCRVLEIGCAEGGNLIPMALGLPEGRFLGLDLSPRQVSEGARRVEQLALKNIDLRVMDLMDVDRSFGEFDYILCHGVFSWVPRPVQEKILSICSEHLAPQGVAYVSYNVYPGWRTRGMVRDMVLYHIDSAAPAGERVRQARQFLDFLVENCTSPKSVYASVLQEERDHWRKHSDAYLRHDQLGEVNEPFYFHEFAGRLVGHRLQYLSEATLTDSAATPSEEVRRKLGAYRDDAVRFEQYLDFLCERTFRRSLLCHEAVRLNRPPRPESIERLLFAARAAPIPREAGTASASPEQFRTQDGISFSINDPWLRAAFIGLFNSGPRLLSFQEVCREARRELGDSPLAGLDPSADPTLLKQPLLECALKGLVELHVHRWPSIAEVAEKPRASRLARLEAEAGRIVTNRRHGQVELGEVERQVLLRLDGCHTHADLLQTVSKLVESGELALTAADDGVTSAAIALPALIGETLKRFAASGLLDG, from the coding sequence ATGGCCAACGACGTGTCTGCAACCGTTACCGCCGCGCTGAAGATGTCGATTGCCGGGCGGCCGATCGAGAAGCAGCTTGAGGTGCCCGCCGGGCCGACCACGCCGCGGCACCTGTTGCCGATCTTACAGTGGTTCACCAACGAGGTAGTCGAGGCCGCCCGCGGCCAGGTGGCTCAACAGGGAAAGACGATTTCGTGCCGGGCCGGCTGCGGCGCCTGTTGCCGCCAACTCGTGCCCGTTTCGCGGTCGGAGGCTCATCACCTTGCCGACTTGGTGGAGGGGCTTGCCGAACCGCGGCGCGGCGAAATCCGCCATCGCTTTCAGGCGGCCGAGGAACGCCTGGCGGCGGCAGGCTTGCTCGAGCGACTCGCCGGGGCGATGTCGGCCCCAGGCGACTCCGCGCGTTCCATCGGCATGGAGTACTTCCGGCTCGGCATTGCCTGCCCCTTTCTTGAAGACGAGTCCTGCTCCATCCACCCCTATCGCCCGTTGGCTTGCCGAGAATACCTGGTCACCTCGCCGGCCGAGAATTGCCGGCAGCCGACCGCCGAGACGATCGACAAGGTTCCGCTGCCCGCTCTGGTGTCGAACGCCTTGTTGGCGCTGGAGCGCGGCGACGCGAAGGGGCCCTTGTCGTGGGTGCCGCTGGCATTGGCGCCGAGGTGGGCCGAGAGCCATCCGGAAGCAGCGCCGGGCCGTACAGGCCCGGAGCTGATGAGCGATCTGTTCCAACAACTCTCCGGCCGCGAACTGCCGACCACTGAACCACAACCGGCCGCGGCGCCGGAGGATGGCCTTCCTAGGCCCTCCGGCGATACGAAACGGGACGGCCTGGGAAGGCCATCCGCCACGAACGCGGCGCAAACCGCGGAAGCCTACGACGAAGTGCCTTACGAAAGCCGCGCCTTTGTCTTCACGCACCCCGATGCGCTGGCCACCATCGCGACGCTGCATGGCATGACGCCGCCGGCCGTCGAACGGTGCCGAGTCTTGGAGATCGGCTGCGCGGAAGGCGGTAATTTGATTCCCATGGCGCTCGGCCTGCCGGAGGGCCGGTTCCTCGGTCTCGACCTGTCGCCGCGGCAGGTCTCAGAGGGCGCGAGGCGCGTCGAGCAGCTCGCGCTGAAAAACATCGACTTGCGGGTGATGGACCTGATGGACGTCGACCGCTCGTTCGGCGAATTCGACTACATCCTCTGCCACGGCGTGTTTTCGTGGGTCCCCCGCCCGGTGCAAGAAAAGATCCTCTCGATCTGCTCGGAGCATCTCGCGCCGCAGGGCGTGGCTTACGTGAGCTACAACGTCTATCCTGGCTGGCGGACGCGCGGCATGGTGCGAGACATGGTTCTCTACCATATCGACTCCGCCGCGCCCGCCGGCGAGCGCGTCCGTCAGGCACGTCAATTCCTCGATTTTCTTGTAGAGAACTGCACCTCTCCGAAATCGGTCTATGCGTCCGTGCTCCAAGAGGAGCGGGACCACTGGCGGAAACACTCCGACGCCTATTTACGGCACGATCAGTTGGGAGAGGTGAACGAACCTTTTTACTTCCACGAGTTCGCGGGCCGTCTGGTCGGGCATCGTCTGCAGTACCTCAGCGAAGCCACGCTGACCGACAGCGCGGCGACACCGTCGGAAGAAGTGCGACGGAAGCTTGGCGCCTACCGCGACGATGCGGTGCGTTTCGAACAATACCTCGACTTTCTCTGTGAGCGGACCTTTCGCCGCAGTCTGCTGTGCCACGAAGCCGTGCGTCTGAACCGGCCTCCTCGGCCAGAGTCGATCGAGCGGCTGTTGTTTGCAGCCCGCGCGGCGCCGATACCGCGGGAGGCGGGCACCGCCTCGGCGTCGCCGGAGCAGTTTCGGACCCAGGACGGCATTTCCTTCTCGATCAACGACCCCTGGCTCAGGGCGGCGTTCATCGGACTCTTCAACAGCGGGCCGCGGCTGCTCTCGTTCCAAGAGGTCTGCCGCGAAGCGCGCCGCGAACTGGGCGATTCGCCGCTGGCCGGGCTCGATCCGTCCGCCGACCCCACGCTCCTGAAGCAGCCGTTGCTGGAATGCGCTCTCAAAGGGCTGGTCGAGCTGCACGTACACCGCTGGCCGAGCATCGCCGAAGTTGCCGAAAAACCCCGTGCCAGTCGGCTGGCACGCCTGGAAGCCGAAGCGGGCCGCATCGTAACCAACCGACGTCATGGGCAGGTGGAGCTGGGCGAGGTCGAACGTCAAGTTCTCCTTCGGCTGGACGGCTGCCATACTCACGCGGACCTGCTGCAAACCGTGTCGAAACTGGTCGAATCCGGCGAACTTGCTTTGACGGCGGCCGACGACGGTGTTACCTCGGCAGCGATCGCCTTACCGGCCCTGATCGGCGAGACGCTCAAGCGTTTCGCCGCATCCGGGCTGTTGGACGGCTGA
- the tssE gene encoding type VI secretion system baseplate subunit TssE has translation MPDEPLLPSVVDRLLDDEPDVSTEAPWSWTQDVNELKQSVMRDLEALLNTRQTSPDLARDAPEAEIAQSVLTYGLPDLTSFLATSADARETLRFAVEEAVRRFEPRLVDVRVSLRKPEGQFDRTLRLTVEAWLAMDPEPVPVLFDTVVEPSSGVYKVQGTG, from the coding sequence ATGCCTGATGAACCGCTGCTCCCGTCCGTCGTCGATCGCCTGTTGGACGACGAACCCGATGTGTCGACCGAGGCGCCTTGGAGCTGGACGCAAGACGTCAACGAACTGAAGCAGTCGGTAATGCGCGATCTGGAAGCGCTGTTGAACACGCGGCAGACTTCGCCCGACCTGGCGCGAGACGCGCCGGAGGCCGAAATCGCTCAGTCGGTGCTCACCTACGGCTTGCCCGATCTGACGTCCTTCCTTGCCACCAGCGCCGACGCGCGAGAAACGCTGCGCTTCGCGGTGGAAGAAGCCGTCCGCCGCTTCGAGCCGCGGCTGGTCGACGTGCGCGTTTCGCTGCGGAAACCCGAAGGCCAGTTCGATCGCACCTTGCGGCTCACGGTCGAGGCCTGGTTGGCGATGGACCCCGAGCCCGTCCCGGTTTTGTTCGACACCGTCGTCGAACCCTCGTCGGGCGTCTACAAAGTGCAGGGGACCGGCTGA